The region TGGCATTTGTGGGACCCGTTGGTCACTTCTGGTTAGTTATAACTTACAACTGATTTCATCTTCAAAAACTGTATTAATATCTGAATGTCAAATTGTCAATATAACATGAGACTATAATTTTTATAGGTATGAAGGTCTAGATCGATTATTAAGATTGAAACTTCAATACCAACCAAAATCAATGCGATTTGTTGCAACTAAAGTAGCACTTGATGGGATCATATTTGGACCCGTGGATCTATTTGTTTTCTTCACATACATGGGTTTTGCATCTGGGAAGAGTGTGAAACAAGTAAAAGAAGATGTGAAAAGAGATTTTCTTCCTGCATTGGTTCTAGAAGGTGGGATATGGCCGATTGTCCAGGTGGCAAATTTTCGGTTTGTTCCAGTGAGGTATCAACTTCTTTATGTAAACTTTTTCTGTTTGTTGGATAGTTGTTTTCTTTCTTGGCTTGAGCAGCAACAGGATGCTGCTTGGAAACAATGGTTTAAAAGATTGTCTTTGAAAGAACATGAAAATCAGAAGAGTTGATGAGTTAAAGTTCCATGTATGCTTTCATATTTGATGGATTTGTTGTtttcattttgtttttgtttgttggtTATTTTTGGAAAACTATTACGGGGAAAGAAGCAATGTACTTTGAgatgcattttttttttttttgaggtttTATTTTTCGGATGTTTACATAGTTGTAAATATTGAGATGTTCAACATAGGAAGGAAGAATTGTGATTCAACATAGAAGCATGTACTCATGGTTCAAAATTCCATAATCTGATCTTCATATTTATTTATGAAGACTTTTTGACTTAACTTTCATTTTAACCCTTTTTGAAGAAGTTTATCCAAAAACCAGATTGATGACTTATTATCATATAGCTATATTATATTTTTGTATAAAGTGCTAGAACATAACGAAGAAGCTATCATAGCTTAAGGGGGGCTATTTTGCAAAATATGAATGATTCAAAAGTCTAAATGATTCAGAGATGCTTGTTGGTAAGATTGGTGAATGAATGTGTTTAAATGAGAATATTATCGCATCAATCTCAAATTAACAAAGTTTACGAAAGTAACAAGCATTTTCTTAATATCATGAGAATTTCACAAGCATAATTACTCCAAACATATTATGTTAAATATCAAACAGGATCAATTAATCTTGGAAGCTTCTTCATTCCTCTTGATATTGCTCTTTAGTTACTTATATACAGCTTTAAGTCAAATATCATTAAATTATCATAGGTTGATGTTCTTCAGCTTAATAGCATTGTTATGAGATAATTTAAGATTGAAGTATTAACTATTTGATTAAAAaaatgtcaattttttttttcaaaacatatgATGCCTTTAAATTTGCAACCAGAATGATCAAAAAGGCCATAAGTAATGAGTAGGAACTGAACAAACAACAATAAGAAGGCAATTGCTTTCCAAAATCAAGAATAAGACAAAGCATTTTACTAGTactgaaaaataacaaaaatgttATAAATGTAAAAACAATAATTCAAAGCTTGGTTTTCCAATAACAATATAAAGtagaaaatcaaacaaaattgtaCTTCAAATTTAAGCGGTGGCAACAGCTCCTTTGCTCCTTGGAGTTGCTTGGGTGCCTGAAAACAATATAATTGATCACTAAATTTGTTCTCCTTTTTACTTAAAGTAAACTCATTGAAAGCATACGTAAACCTAGTTAAACAAAATACAGGTGTTTCTTTtagagaatttaaaaaaaaaaaaaaattctcgaATTACCTTCCCTGAAGTTGCTCTTGAACCTACGGGGAACATTACGAAGGTAACGCATGCGCCCAGTTCCTGTGGTCTTCCTTCTGATTGCCTTCACACTCCAGTTGTCTGAAACATTAAAGCAAAAACTGTAAAACAAGTGATGAAAGATTTTCATTGATAGACTATTGATGTGCTGCTAACGAGTAACTGCAACATTTGAAAATCTTGAGTATCAAGTGAATTTCGGATAAGAGAATACATCAGTGAATAGTTAAGAGATACTAATTGAACACACAATAGCATTGTAGCTCAAAGATTCGAGAAGGATCATAACACAAATTACAAAATCACAAAAGAAAAGCGATCATTTTATCCCAAATATTTGCTCTAGAAGAGTTCCCCAAACTAACAAAATAAAACATATCTATGGCATTATAGTGAGAATCAATGCTGATGTTAGCATGAATATCAAGCAAAGAGAATCAAATGCAACCACTCGGATTCTCTTAGAGCTAATGAAATATACAACTGATGAAACGATATGAATGTATATATGGGCATTAACAGAGAGAAATAGAAGATAATTTACATTTTCTGACGCGAGCAGCGGGATACGCACAGGCAGAGCATCGGCTCTTCTGCAGATGAAAGCTGCGTCGACCGCACCTCACACAGAGTGTGTGTGTCTTGTTCCTCCTCTTACCGAAACTCCCTGTTCCTTTACCCTTCAATCAACAGATTCAAGAACAACAAACAGAAACAACGATCATCATTACACGAAATCAATTGGCTTTCAAGGAATTAAGAAAATAAATGTATGAGGTCATTACCATCTCCGCAGATTGAGAAGAAACAAAACCCTAGAACTAGGAAGCACCAAAATATTGAAAACCGTCTGATAAAAGTTTTTTATCAATTTATAGGAtgcaaaaattagggtttgcgttAAATTTAACTGGGCCATATCGGGCTTCTTAGCCCAATAGTCTTGTCTATATTTGTGTCAGTTGTGCTTGCTACCAAAACCCAAATATTGTTTccataaaatataaacattgattTCTATTAGTTAAATTATTAAATTATTGATCGATCTCATTATTTTGTAGTAAATAAAAGCTAAATATAATATGAACTTTATTTATTTACTATTAAATAGCCCTTTCTTCTTGGACACTAATTGCTATAATAACTTGTTACCAtccatattttttaatttttattcattATGAAAAAGAAAACAGTTTTTTTCATTTACTTTCCTGATCAGTGTTACTGTTTACTTACTCCCATACGTATTAAAACAAGTGTAATAGATGTTTGAGGTTCAAGCTCACGTAAGCGAGGAAAAATGCATGCAAAAAGTCCACATGACATATTAAGGTGCGTTTGTATGTATGTTTTGAAATGACTTTGAATAACTAAAATCATATAATActtaaatatagtttttttttttttttaataaaaagagTGTTTAGATATGCTATAATTGTTTGAGTTTGTATCAACCAAATAGTAATTGTTTGGGTGtttgaaaaatccaaaatattTATAGAGTTAACAAGTAAAATAATGAAAAGggcaaattataaataaaaaaatattacaatttgttatttttttaggTTTAACCATACAATTATAGTTATTGTTAAAAAGTCATATGTCTTGCATATAAATGTTGGTTTTGCTTCACTTTTTTGTTCTAAAAAATCCACTATTTTTTTTAAGTATCAAAATATATAGATGCCAAACCATACAGTTTGTTTTTTACGTTCAAAAAACATTTGTCTGATTtctataattaattttattattattattattattattattattattattattattattattattattattattattatggggGAGGGGAggtgtgaaaaaaaaattattttttgtttcaatGATTTAATTTTGGTTTTTCTTGGGTTAAAATACCCTTCGATTTCGCATTTTTGGGTCGAAAATCATATGATTTCGgctttttgtttaaaaaattaaTCTCAGAGTGAAATTTCATACAAACATGTAGTAAAATTATAAGTCAAAATATTAAATATGTATTAGGATCGTTCACAAAAACTCACCTAATTCACAATAGTAAAATTATAAAAAGTTCTAAATGTGATAACAAAACAAgtcatttattaaaaaaaaagtacaagctaaaaaaccaaacaaatattcaatttaACATACCCTTTTAATTTGAAcaaaaatttaataattaatataaaaGCATTATATTACGTCAAGAAccataaatttttaaaattacttATTGAAAtgcatttaaaaataatattgatggtgatatatatatatatatatatatatatatatatatatatatatatatatattttaatataaattaaaattaaaagtatTCTGAATTTTATTATTCAAAGAAATCATTCTAAATGATGTCAAGAAAACAATTTCATAACATTTCCCTTATGAGCCCTAACCAAAAACTTATGAAATGGGGCTAAAGAATGTCAAACGGTTAAAAGAAAACTAAAGAGTGGATACAATTATTTTTTAACTATTATAATAGGCATGTTGTATTTATAttaaacttattattattattggatTGTTGTCTAACTATTTGTTAAAGTATTAAAACATTAAGTGTTGTGAGGTCtaattataatattaatttttttacaaaaaaataataaatgcatTATCTCAATGACTCATGTGAATCTGCTTTGTAATCATTGGTGATTCATGTCAATGTGCTTTGTGATATATGTTGACTCATCTCAATGGCTTCATGATCATCTATGTAGAAGGCCAATGGTtaaaatttattatattttaaacatATCAATAGTTGAACCTTTGGCTTTCTTAATCATTAAACTTTCGTTACATATATATGTTatctatatgttttttttaagggaaaatgacttataagcCCAACGAAGTTTTTAAATCGTTCAAAAAGCTCAattatgttttgtctgttcaaCAAAACTCaacgaacttaacattttgtctaaaaaagcCCAACTAACTTACATTTTCGTTCACTTCTCATTTAGGGTCAATCGGCTAATAAAAGTCAACGAATGACATGGATTATATCggaaaatgacttgtaagaccaACGAAGTTTCAAAACCGCTCAAAAACCCCAATTATGTTTTGTTTGTTGAAAAAAACCCAACGAACGGCGTCTGTGCAATGGCGGAGCTAGTACAGGAGCAAGCCCaactaacttatatatatatatatatatatatatatatatatatatatatatatatatatatatatatatatatatatatatatgctaacaAGTATAAATAGAAGAAGAGATAAATGTTATAGacaaaattattaaataattatgatGTAAGCCCCCTTTATTAAGAAATTTTGGCTATGCCCCTGCGTCTGTGTTCGATCTCTTGTAATAGTTACTTCTTATTCTTCCTCTTAATCGTTGGTGTCAAACTCAAGATCTACAAAGAAGATATTTGATGATGAAAACCTTTGTGGATGTGGACGCCCTTCTTGGATTTGgacatctagaacggaggatcatCCAAAAGTTCAGGGCTTGTTCGAACAAAGTTCATGGCTTGTTCAAACAAATGGGTAAGTGTAATTGAGAGCTTTATGATGTCCATATTCTATCTATTTGTTTGGtttctttcaaaaacaaaaacttaTTAAAATGAACATGATAAAGCTTTCAATTACACTTACCCATCTGTTCGAACAAGTCCTAAACATGATCTCTGGATGATCCTCAATTCTAGATGTCCAAATCCGAGAAGGGGGTCTACATCCACAAGAGTttgcatcataaatatcttctTTGTAGATCTTGAGTTGAACATCAACGattgagaggaagaagaagaagtaactATTACAAGAGATCGAACACAGACGTCATTCGGTTTTCTCTTCTCCAAACCCTAAAACGATATATAAAGGGCAATTCTAATATGTTTATTTCATGTCATTAAATATAATGTCATGTCATTTTTCAACTAGTTGTATACATAATGAATATGGTTGTCTCTAATGAGAATTGAACAAAAAcgtaagttcgttgggtttttttcaacaaacaaacatgattgaggttttttgaacggtttTGAAACTTCGTTGGACTTACAAGTCATTTTCCGATATTTAATTACACGTCAAAAGCCATGTCATTCGTTGACTTTCATTAGCCGGTTGACCATAAATGAGAAGTGTAAGTTAGCTGGgcttttttagacaaaatgttaagttcgttgggttatcttgaacagacaaaacataattggagttttttgaacggtttgaaaACTTCATTGGGCTTTAAATTCATTTGCCCTTTTTTATGATTTGAGGTAAATAATTATCTTtgataatttgattttttttatacaaaacttatttaattttttaatttaaatatgttGTAAAAATATCTAAAGATCAACTTTTAAATAAATGATAACATTTAAATATGATGTTAAATGTAATACATGTTGATACGGCGAACTTCAGGCTCATGATGAAATCTTTTAACCAAGAGGGTTCCGTCCTATAGGCGTCCGAGAATTCACTCTGTGTAAGAACAAAAAAAACTATGCCAGACAACCATACTGAAGGTTGGACCCCAATATAGCTCTCTGATATCTAAGTTAGAATGCGGCGTTATGGTATTGCTCTTGTGTCAAGGAAAATGTGTTATCCTTACTTCCCTTGTTAGAATGTCTCCTGGGGATATTTATAGGTTGCCCGTGGTTAGTAAAGTCCACTTCTTAGACTGGTCCTCCACTCATTACCCGGTCCGCGAGCTGTCGCACTTCCTATCATTTCCGTGTTTATTTTATTTGCTTCGTACTATTTGGCAGATTTTATGAGATACAATTATGATGCTTGCAGTATGTTCAAATGCATATTTTCCTGAAACAAGTGGAAATGCTTGTAAACACGACCAGGTGGGTATTTGGCCGGTAGTGGGTTTCCTCGGACTACCGGCCTGGTACACCATTAAGCACCCCAGTCTGAAGGGTAAAAGAATATTGCCAGAATATTTTTTTCCATTCATACTCTTTAAATCCATATCGGGTACTGTGAAATCCTTCGCATGTTGCGCACTAAATGCTTGCGTCGTCGCACGTCACCATGCTTGCTTTGATTAGATTGCTCGTATTAAATGTTTTAATAGGCAGCTCTGATTATTTATTGGGTAATCCTGATTATTCTTATAGAAACTTCCTTACATACTTTACCTTTGACTTTTCCATCACTGTGATTGGTATGGGTGATGACATGTCTACAATGGCGTCCAAAGTGGACTGTTGCATGCTAGAGCGGTATAGTCATGGATATCACCTTTCTCCTGTATTTGGCTTCCAAGTTTTGTCTTGATCTTCTTCTGTTCTTGATGCTCTGCCTAGTAAGGTTGGATATTATCTTCGACATCTTGTGTGTGGGTTACAGTTACCCCTGTCCCGCTTCTTCTTAGAGGTTCTTTGCTATTACAAAGTTCATCTTGTCCAACTATGTCCGAATGCAGTGTCAAAGATTGTTACATTCGAAATTTTTTGCATTGCTCGTGAGATACCACTTGATGTCTCCTTGTTTCGTTATTTTTATCGCTTGAAGAAGTACGGTGTCTAGTTTTCTTTCAGTAGTCGTCACTTTCCGCTGTCTCCAGATTTAGCTCGTTCAAATGGGAACTGGAAAAGTAGGTTTTGCTGGGTCGACATACATAGTTTGTGTTTGCCATTTGTCCAATGTTATGTTTCACTTGGGGACGACTCGGTGTCTCTGTCTTCCAATCTTCTTGAATTTGTTCCTTTACTTTCACATTTTTGTGTAAAGAGGCGTTTCTTCCGGAAGTTGTACTTGCACTGTGTCATATGAGCCCATTCTGGAAAGCCTGTTGTCAACTACTAGTGTTATTTGTATGTCATGCAAGTTTGTCTTAACCTTTTTACTAGATTTAGCATCAATTCCTTTGTATTTTCTTTCCTTGGTTGTGGGTAATCTCCTAATATAAATTCTACCTATGGGTTTTTTCTTTATGCTCATTTATTATTTCATATAGGAGTAAATGCTCCTTCTAGCTGACGTCTTATTTGGTCGGTGATATCCCAACTAAGTCCATTATGGTGGATGACGTGGTCCCTGACCAAATTGTGCACCAGATGACTGTGACACCCGCATCGCCCCTTGCATTCCTGGGTTTTGGGCCGAATGCTTTCTCTATCGAGCAGTTGC is a window of Lactuca sativa cultivar Salinas chromosome 1, Lsat_Salinas_v11, whole genome shotgun sequence DNA encoding:
- the LOC111889623 gene encoding 60S ribosomal protein L37-1, producing MGKGTGSFGKRRNKTHTLCVRCGRRSFHLQKSRCSACAYPAARVRKYNWSVKAIRRKTTGTGRMRYLRNVPRRFKSNFREGTQATPRSKGAVATA
- the LOC111889619 gene encoding uncharacterized protein LOC111889619, with the protein product MLKLWRWYQNCLAVHPLKTQVISSGVIWGLGDIAAQTVTHATAVKKKPLIKSEEDKEFHLNWRRVANTSLFGMAFVGPVGHFWYEGLDRLLRLKLQYQPKSMRFVATKVALDGIIFGPVDLFVFFTYMGFASGKSVKQVKEDVKRDFLPALVLEGGIWPIVQVANFRFVPVRYQLLYVNFFCLLDSCFLSWLEQQQDAAWKQWFKRLSLKEHENQKS